In the Campylobacter sp. RM6914 genome, one interval contains:
- the purB gene encoding adenylosuccinate lyase has translation MASSSIDSRVFGVLFASEEMKKIFSDENRVQKWLDTEAALARAQAKLGIITEHQAKQITKFAKAQLLDIDAIGENYKSSITIVPLLKEFKKVFDDDSGEFVHWGATSQDIMDNGMVLQIREAHTLLAKLLTKTYNECLKIAQKYKNTVMAGRTHVIHALPITFGFKVAMWAQEIKRSLERLEEIKSRLFVGQLSGAVGTMASQEGKGFAMQELMFADLGLNVPVISWHPSRDHIAEFVSLEAIIAGTIGRIAREILSLQRTEICEVEEPFFMGKVGSSTMPHKRNPQVCESVIALTRIVRAQAPLAVEVMGCENERDWGCEAVEWDIVPHASVCLAAALEKQNDILENLIVYPENMKRNLDALKGAMLSEAVMLHLGEKLGRLSAHEIVYEVCMKAFTDGKPVIDDLLERDEVAKYFTRADLEKIMNPELYVGESAAFVDRVLADSKK, from the coding sequence ATGGCTTCAAGTAGTATAGACAGTAGAGTTTTTGGGGTGCTTTTTGCAAGCGAAGAGATGAAAAAAATTTTTAGCGATGAAAATCGTGTGCAAAAATGGCTTGATACAGAGGCTGCACTTGCTCGTGCACAAGCAAAGCTTGGTATCATTACCGAGCATCAAGCAAAGCAGATAACAAAATTTGCAAAAGCCCAGTTGCTCGACATCGACGCGATAGGTGAGAATTATAAAAGTTCTATCACGATCGTGCCACTTTTGAAAGAATTTAAAAAGGTCTTTGACGATGATAGCGGTGAATTTGTGCATTGGGGTGCGACTAGTCAAGACATAATGGATAACGGTATGGTGCTTCAAATTCGCGAAGCTCATACGCTTTTAGCAAAACTTTTAACAAAAACTTATAATGAGTGTTTAAAGATCGCTCAAAAATACAAAAATACCGTTATGGCTGGCCGCACTCACGTTATACACGCACTTCCTATAACATTTGGCTTTAAAGTCGCCATGTGGGCACAAGAGATAAAAAGAAGCTTAGAGCGTCTTGAAGAGATAAAGTCGCGCCTTTTTGTCGGTCAGCTAAGCGGTGCGGTAGGAACTATGGCTTCTCAAGAGGGAAAAGGTTTTGCGATGCAAGAACTAATGTTTGCTGATCTTGGATTAAATGTTCCTGTGATCTCATGGCATCCAAGTCGTGATCATATAGCTGAATTTGTTAGCCTTGAGGCGATCATCGCAGGCACTATCGGACGTATCGCTAGAGAAATTTTAAGCCTGCAGCGCACTGAAATTTGCGAGGTTGAAGAGCCGTTTTTTATGGGTAAAGTAGGAAGCTCTACGATGCCGCATAAGCGCAATCCTCAAGTTTGTGAAAGTGTTATCGCTCTAACTCGCATAGTGCGTGCTCAAGCTCCTTTGGCTGTAGAGGTTATGGGGTGTGAAAATGAGCGTGATTGGGGTTGCGAGGCTGTTGAGTGGGATATCGTGCCGCACGCTTCTGTTTGCCTAGCTGCTGCACTTGAAAAACAAAACGATATTTTAGAAAATCTCATCGTCTATCCTGAAAATATGAAACGAAATTTGGACGCTTTAAAAGGTGCGATGTTAAGTGAAGCCGTCATGCTTCATCTTGGGGAAAAGCTAGGGCGCCTAAGTGCTCACGAGATCGTATATGAAGTTTGTATGAAAGCTTTTACTGACGGAAAACCTGTGATAGATGATCTTTTAGAGCGTGATGAGGTGGCAAAATACTTTACAAGAGCCGATCTTGAAAAGATAATGAATCCGGAGCTTTATGTGGGTGAGAGTGCGGCTTTTGTAGATCGTGTGCTAGCTGATAGTAAAAAGTAA
- the mnmG gene encoding tRNA uridine-5-carboxymethylaminomethyl(34) synthesis enzyme MnmG: MNSYDIIVVGGGHAGIEACLAAAKTGHKTLLITILAEQIGAASCNPAIGGLAKGHLVKEIDALGGQMGLTTDAVGIQFRMLNESKGPAVRGSRAQIDMDRYRVYMRNVLLNTPNLDITQEMATEILTKDNEICGVKTNLGNTYNCKKLIITTGTFLNGLIHVGFNKIEAGRVGELSSKNLSTSLKSLGLAMGRLKTGTCPRIDAKSIDFSVLEKQDGDGAPIAFSFRTKNFNPNQLPCYIAYTNETTHEIIRSNFDKAPLFTGQIEGVGPRYCPSIEDKINRFADRDRHHLFVEPQTADATEYYINGFSTSLPYDVQVAMLHSVKGFENARIVRHGYAIEYDYVEPTELRHSLETKKIKGLYLAGQINGTTGYEEAGAQGLMAGINASLSLKGKEPLVLRRDEAYIGVMIDDLVTKGTKEPYRMFTSRAEYRLLLREDNAILRLGAYGHELGLLDDETFNRIENIKQNLKDGVELLNTKEITPSKENLAFLASMSEEIISEKATLQKIVARKSFTREKLTLLDEFFKELDEISLEQILVQSKYQHYIGEQQNQIERMKEMLGVKIPENFSFKGISGLSNEVVEKLEKFAPATLFAASEISGITPAAVDILHIYIKMFNKKDK, from the coding sequence ATGAATAGTTATGATATTATCGTTGTGGGCGGCGGACATGCGGGCATCGAGGCATGTTTGGCGGCTGCCAAAACGGGCCATAAGACACTTTTGATAACAATCCTTGCAGAGCAAATCGGGGCCGCAAGCTGTAACCCTGCTATCGGAGGTCTTGCCAAAGGACACTTAGTAAAAGAGATCGATGCACTCGGCGGTCAGATGGGTTTAACTACCGATGCGGTGGGGATTCAATTTCGTATGCTAAATGAGAGCAAAGGTCCGGCGGTGCGCGGCTCAAGAGCTCAGATAGATATGGACAGATATCGTGTTTATATGCGAAACGTGCTTTTAAATACGCCAAATCTTGACATCACACAAGAGATGGCTACAGAAATTTTAACCAAAGATAATGAAATTTGTGGTGTTAAAACCAACCTTGGCAACACTTATAACTGCAAGAAATTAATCATCACCACTGGCACGTTTTTAAATGGACTAATTCATGTGGGGTTTAACAAGATAGAAGCCGGGCGTGTGGGCGAATTAAGCTCTAAAAATTTAAGTACAAGCCTTAAAAGCTTAGGACTAGCGATGGGACGTTTAAAGACCGGGACTTGTCCTAGGATAGATGCAAAAAGTATTGATTTTAGCGTTCTTGAAAAGCAAGACGGAGACGGTGCCCCGATAGCTTTTAGCTTTAGAACTAAAAATTTTAATCCCAATCAACTTCCTTGTTATATCGCTTATACTAATGAAACCACTCATGAGATTATCCGCTCAAATTTTGATAAAGCGCCACTGTTTACTGGGCAGATAGAAGGTGTTGGACCTCGTTATTGCCCTAGTATCGAAGATAAGATCAACCGCTTTGCCGATCGCGATCGTCATCATTTGTTTGTCGAGCCACAAACCGCAGACGCCACGGAGTATTATATAAACGGCTTTTCTACAAGTTTACCTTATGATGTGCAAGTGGCGATGCTTCACTCTGTCAAAGGTTTTGAAAATGCTAGGATAGTGCGCCATGGGTATGCGATCGAGTATGATTATGTCGAGCCTACCGAGTTAAGGCATAGTTTGGAGACTAAAAAGATAAAAGGACTTTATCTTGCAGGACAGATAAACGGCACGACAGGCTATGAAGAGGCCGGAGCGCAAGGGCTGATGGCTGGTATAAATGCCTCTTTAAGTCTTAAAGGCAAAGAACCGCTTGTCTTGCGCCGTGACGAGGCATATATAGGCGTGATGATAGACGACCTTGTAACAAAGGGAACTAAAGAGCCTTATCGTATGTTTACCTCAAGAGCAGAGTATAGGCTTTTGTTACGCGAAGATAACGCTATACTAAGGCTTGGCGCATATGGTCATGAGCTCGGGTTGCTTGATGATGAAACATTTAACCGCATCGAAAATATCAAACAAAATTTAAAAGACGGCGTGGAACTACTAAACACCAAAGAGATAACTCCTTCAAAAGAGAATTTGGCATTTTTGGCATCTATGAGCGAAGAGATAATCAGCGAAAAAGCAACTTTGCAAAAGATAGTAGCTAGAAAGAGCTTTACTCGTGAGAAGTTGACACTGCTTGATGAGTTCTTTAAAGAGCTTGACGAGATAAGCTTGGAACAAATTTTAGTTCAAAGTAAATATCAACACTATATCGGCGAACAACAAAACCAAATCGAACGCATGAAAGAGATGCTTGGCGTTAAAATCCCTGAAAATTTTAGCTTTAAAGGCATTAGCGGACTTAGTAACGAAGTAGTAGAAAAGCTTGAGAAATTTGCGCCCGCTACGCTTTTTGCGGCAAGTGAAATTTCAGGCATAACTCCCGCTGCTGTTGATATTTTGCATATCTACATAAAGATGTTTAACAAAAAAGACAAGTAG
- a CDS encoding helix-turn-helix domain-containing protein, with the protein MQNKKSFELLNLLKELVKTSEINVKNYALKTALSERTIRRYLSDIREYFGKDSIMITSRGNYIAVDKDLLSTVLLPSQKESDEFEKLIDLLHIINPGFTKVLPSAYKRIDDKLGKELADAFLIKGSPHENQ; encoded by the coding sequence ATGCAAAACAAAAAGAGCTTTGAACTTTTAAATTTATTAAAAGAACTGGTTAAAACCAGCGAGATAAATGTTAAAAATTACGCCTTAAAAACAGCTCTTAGCGAAAGAACGATAAGGCGATATTTAAGTGATATAAGGGAGTATTTTGGCAAAGACTCAATCATGATAACTTCCCGCGGAAACTACATCGCCGTAGATAAAGACCTGCTTAGCACGGTCTTGCTTCCAAGCCAAAAAGAGAGCGATGAGTTTGAAAAATTAATCGACCTTCTTCATATAATAAACCCCGGCTTTACAAAGGTTTTGCCAAGTGCGTATAAGCGTATCGATGATAAGCTTGGTAAAGAGCTTGCCGACGCATTTTTGATAAAAGGAAGTCCACATGAAAACCAATAA
- a CDS encoding anion permease yields the protein MNKLTKSLIVIAVGVIIWFCPHPVEVAPNAWHLFAIVVATILGLILQPLPIGAIAFIGVTIAILTKTLSVKDALAGFGNATIWLIFCAFILARGFIKTGLGRRIAYKIISLVGDSTLKIGYGIVLSDLVISPAMPSSGARAGGILFPIVKGLSSALGSEPDGSRKRAGAFFMQTLWQGNTITNAMFLTSMAANPLIAKFAADTFHVEISWTLWALASLLPGLVSIALIPYLLYKIYPPEVKQYPEGKAIAKAELEKMGDMSYGEKVVVGVFVGALVLWATGSLTGLNATTVALLAVCVLVVFEVLSWDDVLAEKGGWDTLVWMGSLITLAGELSKLGFVKWFAAYAAGAVGGISWVFALGILLLIYVYTHYFFASLTAHITAMYATFGAVAIAANAPAMLVALLLAFASNLMMPITHYGGAPAPIIFGAGYVTQNEWWRLGFITTAANLFIWACVGSLWWKVLGLW from the coding sequence ATGAACAAATTAACAAAATCTCTCATTGTTATTGCAGTGGGTGTTATAATATGGTTTTGCCCTCATCCTGTCGAAGTAGCGCCAAATGCATGGCATCTTTTTGCTATCGTTGTTGCTACTATCTTAGGACTTATTTTGCAGCCTTTGCCTATCGGAGCTATAGCATTTATCGGAGTTACGATAGCTATCTTAACAAAAACTCTAAGTGTAAAAGACGCGCTTGCTGGTTTTGGAAATGCAACCATTTGGCTTATATTTTGTGCCTTTATTTTGGCAAGAGGATTTATAAAGACAGGACTTGGCAGACGCATAGCTTATAAGATCATCTCCCTTGTTGGTGATAGCACTCTTAAAATCGGCTACGGCATAGTATTAAGCGACCTTGTCATATCTCCTGCGATGCCAAGCAGTGGAGCAAGAGCGGGTGGTATATTATTTCCTATTGTAAAAGGTTTAAGCAGTGCTTTAGGTTCAGAGCCTGACGGAAGTAGAAAGCGTGCGGGAGCATTTTTTATGCAGACGCTTTGGCAAGGCAATACTATAACAAATGCGATGTTTTTAACTTCAATGGCGGCAAACCCGTTAATAGCAAAATTTGCGGCAGATACATTTCATGTGGAGATTTCTTGGACGCTTTGGGCTTTAGCGTCTTTGCTCCCAGGTCTTGTCTCTATAGCTTTGATACCTTACTTGCTTTATAAAATTTATCCGCCGGAGGTTAAACAATACCCAGAAGGTAAAGCCATAGCAAAGGCAGAGCTTGAAAAAATGGGTGATATGAGCTATGGTGAAAAGGTTGTAGTAGGAGTGTTTGTAGGTGCGTTAGTACTTTGGGCTACCGGTAGCTTAACAGGACTAAACGCTACTACGGTTGCACTACTTGCTGTTTGTGTGCTTGTCGTTTTTGAGGTGCTTAGTTGGGATGATGTGTTGGCTGAAAAGGGCGGTTGGGATACGCTTGTATGGATGGGCTCTCTTATCACGCTAGCGGGTGAGCTTAGCAAGCTTGGTTTTGTAAAATGGTTTGCAGCTTACGCAGCGGGCGCTGTAGGCGGTATATCTTGGGTTTTTGCACTTGGAATTTTGCTACTTATTTATGTGTATACGCATTACTTTTTTGCAAGCCTTACAGCACATATCACTGCGATGTATGCGACATTTGGTGCGGTTGCGATAGCTGCAAATGCACCTGCTATGCTAGTGGCGCTTTTGCTGGCATTTGCTTCAAATTTGATGATGCCTATCACGCATTACGGCGGTGCACCTGCTCCTATCATCTTTGGTGCGGGATATGTCACGCAAAATGAGTGGTGGAGACTCGGCTTTATCACTACGGCTGCAAATTTATTTATCTGGGCATGCGTTGGCTCTCTTTGGTGGAAAGTGCTTGGACTTTGGTAA
- a CDS encoding chemotaxis protein translates to MIKFKIIYKFTLVFMIFFTVCFLLYSGVKFSLGEYSDTLTTAHKFLGFTLGFIILPHIIINRKKLIKILNEFYDLANASKNPSFCNMDRLIKALENYTIVELAKKMELDEDKLFNAIKNGGVNIKSKSQTLREIAKINDEKIFYTLVLIMELKFGGKISEEKACSFS, encoded by the coding sequence ATGATAAAATTTAAGATAATTTACAAATTTACACTTGTTTTCATGATATTTTTTACCGTTTGTTTTTTGCTATATTCCGGAGTAAAATTTAGCCTTGGCGAGTATAGCGATACTTTGACTACGGCTCATAAATTTTTGGGCTTTACACTGGGTTTTATTATCTTGCCTCATATTATCATCAACAGAAAAAAGCTCATAAAAATTCTAAACGAATTTTACGACCTTGCAAACGCTAGCAAAAACCCATCTTTTTGCAACATGGACAGGCTAATAAAAGCACTTGAAAACTACACGATCGTAGAACTTGCTAAAAAAATGGAGCTTGATGAGGATAAACTGTTTAACGCCATAAAAAACGGCGGAGTAAATATCAAAAGCAAGTCTCAAACTCTAAGAGAGATAGCAAAGATAAACGATGAGAAAATTTTCTACACTCTTGTTTTGATTATGGAGCTTAAATTTGGTGGTAAAATTTCAGAAGAAAAGGCTTGTTCTTTTAGCTAA
- a CDS encoding tetratricopeptide repeat protein: MRKILLTLVFLSLSAFANQNFEQSLTSCITKSNENACKVVTDTLEAKCYVGDRVSCFFLADILGRGLGISKDVVRSYKMFKKQCEQGSSEACYELSVKYLQGNGTEHSFDLSAAALEKACKLGSKRACDVLALVPNE, translated from the coding sequence ATGAGAAAAATCCTCCTAACTCTCGTTTTCTTATCACTTAGTGCATTCGCAAACCAAAATTTCGAACAAAGTCTAACAAGCTGTATCACAAAAAGCAACGAAAACGCCTGCAAAGTCGTTACCGACACACTTGAAGCAAAATGCTACGTTGGCGATAGAGTATCTTGCTTTTTCTTAGCCGACATACTAGGACGCGGACTTGGTATCTCAAAAGACGTAGTTAGATCATACAAGATGTTTAAAAAACAGTGCGAACAAGGAAGTAGCGAAGCATGCTACGAGCTATCGGTAAAATATCTGCAAGGAAACGGCACCGAACATAGCTTTGACCTCTCGGCTGCCGCACTTGAAAAAGCCTGCAAGCTAGGAAGCAAAAGAGCTTGCGATGTCCTTGCTTTAGTTCCTAACGAATAA
- the fdhF gene encoding formate dehydrogenase subunit alpha, translated as METIVKTTCPYCGTGCGIDLVVKNGRIVGAKPTQDHHVNDGELCLKGMFGWEFVNSPKRITRPLMRKRNGVFDKHGDLEEVSFDEAYDFIADKFKTTVAKYGSDSIMGFSSARSNNEDNYVFQKFFRAQGSNNVDHCARLUHAPTVAGLANTLGNGTMTNDLVEFATYTDVFLLIGTNTSECHPIIAMQIQRGLERGAKMIVIDPKRTDMAKKADIYLQIPIGSNIKTLNTMMNVILSENLQDDEFIANYTHGFEYLKEAVKDFTPEKFEQETGIKASLIIEAARMYAKAGTAAICYTMGITQFTDGTSNVFSLSNLALMTGNLGKKGAGVNPLRGQNNVQGACDMGALPNVIPAGAVNSPYAQEQARKVWHFELNPTPGVKLTQAPDKMDSGEIKLLYVFGENPVMSDPWTQHFIHSIHHLDCFIVQDLFLTETAQKADIVLPAACWGEKDGTFLNTSRRVQRTRKASEPVGGVEPDWKVVCNIANRMGLEGFNFGNAEQVWNELRELMPKFFGGISYYRLEKLGGISWPCPDEDHPGTPVLYTDKKSMLPDGKFRFVPVIYLDDKTQRADAEAKFRDRLNIPNEYPVGSGVLSEVPTEIYPCLFTTGRKVYHYHTGSMTRECPALEYGAGVEGALIEVSPDIANERDLQEGCYALVENKRGKIAAKLHVNSDLKESTIFTTFHYSEADGNELTNAGDPDPLSGITPLKMTIANIKKLSEDEFIKFREQNEMDMHSETPYLSARH; from the coding sequence ATGGAAACGATCGTAAAGACGACCTGTCCGTATTGCGGTACCGGTTGCGGTATCGACCTTGTCGTTAAAAACGGCAGGATAGTTGGTGCAAAACCTACTCAAGATCACCATGTCAATGACGGCGAGCTTTGTTTAAAAGGTATGTTTGGTTGGGAATTTGTAAATTCTCCAAAACGTATAACACGCCCTTTGATGCGTAAACGAAACGGTGTTTTTGACAAGCATGGGGATTTAGAAGAGGTAAGCTTTGATGAGGCTTATGATTTTATCGCGGATAAATTTAAAACAACCGTGGCAAAATACGGAAGCGACTCTATTATGGGATTTAGCTCGGCTAGATCAAACAATGAAGACAACTATGTATTTCAAAAATTTTTTCGTGCACAAGGCAGCAACAACGTAGATCACTGCGCTCGTCTTTGACACGCTCCTACCGTGGCAGGTCTTGCCAATACACTAGGTAACGGAACGATGACAAACGACCTTGTGGAGTTTGCTACATATACTGATGTATTTTTGTTAATCGGCACAAACACTAGCGAGTGTCACCCTATAATCGCCATGCAGATACAACGAGGACTTGAGCGTGGTGCAAAGATGATCGTTATCGATCCAAAGCGCACCGATATGGCTAAAAAAGCAGACATTTATCTGCAAATTCCTATAGGCTCAAACATAAAAACGCTAAACACAATGATGAATGTCATCTTGAGTGAAAATTTACAAGATGACGAATTTATCGCAAATTATACTCACGGTTTTGAGTATTTAAAAGAGGCGGTTAAAGACTTTACGCCTGAAAAATTTGAACAAGAAACAGGGATTAAAGCAAGTCTTATCATAGAGGCCGCTAGAATGTATGCCAAAGCAGGGACGGCTGCGATTTGCTATACTATGGGCATTACGCAGTTTACCGATGGAACTTCTAATGTCTTTAGTCTTTCAAATTTGGCTTTAATGACCGGAAATTTAGGCAAAAAAGGTGCGGGTGTAAATCCTCTTCGCGGACAAAATAACGTCCAAGGCGCATGTGATATGGGTGCACTTCCTAACGTCATACCTGCAGGCGCTGTAAATAGTCCTTACGCACAAGAGCAAGCACGCAAGGTGTGGCACTTTGAGCTTAATCCAACTCCGGGCGTAAAATTAACCCAAGCACCTGATAAGATGGATAGCGGTGAGATAAAACTGCTTTATGTATTTGGTGAAAATCCCGTGATGAGTGACCCTTGGACGCAACACTTCATCCACTCTATACATCATCTTGACTGCTTTATTGTTCAAGATCTTTTCTTAACAGAAACCGCTCAAAAAGCCGATATCGTGCTACCTGCGGCATGTTGGGGAGAAAAAGACGGAACATTTTTAAACACCTCCCGTAGAGTGCAACGAACGCGTAAGGCAAGCGAGCCTGTAGGCGGGGTAGAGCCTGACTGGAAAGTAGTTTGCAATATCGCTAATCGCATGGGACTTGAGGGTTTTAACTTTGGTAATGCCGAGCAAGTTTGGAACGAATTACGCGAGTTGATGCCAAAATTCTTTGGCGGCATAAGCTACTATAGGCTTGAAAAATTAGGCGGTATATCATGGCCTTGTCCTGATGAAGATCATCCAGGAACTCCTGTGCTTTATACTGATAAAAAGTCCATGCTTCCAGACGGTAAATTCCGTTTTGTGCCCGTGATTTACCTTGATGACAAAACACAACGAGCCGATGCCGAGGCTAAATTTAGGGATAGACTTAATATCCCAAATGAATATCCTGTGGGATCTGGTGTGCTTAGTGAAGTGCCTACGGAGATTTATCCTTGTTTGTTTACAACCGGTCGTAAGGTATATCACTATCATACAGGCTCAATGACTAGAGAGTGTCCCGCTCTTGAGTATGGTGCAGGAGTTGAAGGTGCGCTTATAGAGGTAAGTCCTGATATAGCAAATGAGAGAGATTTGCAGGAGGGATGTTACGCTTTGGTTGAAAATAAGCGTGGTAAGATCGCAGCAAAACTTCATGTAAATAGCGACCTCAAAGAGAGCACGATATTTACTACTTTTCACTACAGTGAGGCTGACGGCAACGAACTAACAAATGCCGGCGACCCGGATCCACTTTCCGGTATCACACCGCTTAAAATGACGATAGCAAATATCAAAAAATTAAGCGAGGACGAGTTTATAAAATTTAGAGAGCAAAACGAGATGGATATGCACTCTGAAACGCCGTATTTGTCTGCTAGACACTAA
- a CDS encoding filamentous hemagglutinin N-terminal domain-containing protein: MNLIQIFSIISCIFIIISLFISQILAQIIPDKSASQSNQPAISKSSNNAFIVNIVTPNNKGISFDEYTRFNTPNSGTVLNNSVNGANTSIAGFVNANPFLNGGYANLIVNQVNSSNPSLLKGNLEIAGKRADLLIANPSGISINGLNIINASSSSFATAKLHMNAGDLKSLNLTPILNASNPMQGKIVIKDQGLNDTSSNYTNIIANTISIASSIHSNELNLISTNDMVISDKDRLFNKIRPTSSSSSSMPSISIDSSSLGGMYANKINIIATKDGVGVNNAGIISASKISINANGDIINLNTIKAKDELQLNSAKTISNQDSALISSSNDMSLFAGFISNLTNSNIIAANHLNIKANNLNNFSQSVIKTRFEQYTDVLNLTCGSCGDRTFDLSVDMQTIKDEIINEWELANKSYNSEMLSKELFERVVLSDATLYALNLHTKNLILESLRDRYTSNEKGMGIGAGIGFSGDQTT, translated from the coding sequence GTGAATTTAATACAAATTTTCTCAATCATATCTTGTATTTTTATTATCATATCGTTATTTATTTCGCAAATCTTAGCTCAAATCATCCCCGATAAATCTGCCTCGCAATCTAATCAGCCGGCAATTTCAAAATCAAGCAATAATGCCTTTATAGTAAATATTGTAACTCCTAATAATAAAGGCATATCATTTGATGAGTATACTAGATTTAATACTCCTAATAGCGGCACGGTTTTAAATAACTCCGTAAATGGAGCTAACACTAGTATAGCAGGCTTTGTAAATGCAAATCCGTTTTTAAACGGCGGTTATGCAAATTTGATAGTAAATCAAGTAAACTCAAGCAATCCTTCTTTGCTAAAAGGAAATTTAGAGATAGCAGGAAAGAGGGCTGACTTGCTTATAGCAAATCCTAGCGGTATAAGTATAAATGGACTAAACATAATAAACGCAAGCTCCTCTTCATTTGCTACGGCCAAGTTGCACATGAACGCAGGCGATCTAAAATCACTAAATTTAACCCCGATCTTAAACGCTTCTAATCCAATGCAAGGCAAGATTGTAATAAAAGATCAAGGCTTAAATGATACGTCAAGCAATTACACTAATATCATAGCAAACACTATAAGTATAGCAAGCTCTATACACTCAAATGAGTTAAATTTGATATCCACAAATGATATGGTAATAAGCGATAAAGATAGGTTGTTTAATAAAATACGGCCAACTTCATCTTCGTCGTCTAGTATGCCAAGTATATCTATAGATAGCTCATCTCTTGGAGGAATGTATGCCAATAAGATAAATATCATAGCTACTAAAGATGGCGTAGGTGTAAATAATGCCGGTATAATCAGCGCAAGTAAGATAAGCATTAATGCAAACGGAGATATTATAAATTTAAACACCATTAAAGCCAAGGATGAGTTGCAACTAAACTCTGCTAAAACCATATCTAATCAAGATAGTGCTTTGATTTCAAGCTCCAATGATATGAGCTTATTTGCAGGCTTTATTAGCAACCTAACAAACTCAAATATCATCGCCGCTAATCATTTAAACATAAAAGCAAACAACCTAAACAACTTCTCGCAAAGCGTCATTAAAACAAGATTTGAGCAATACACCGATGTGTTAAATTTAACTTGCGGGAGTTGTGGAGATAGGACTTTTGACTTAAGTGTTGATATGCAAACCATAAAAGATGAGATAATAAACGAATGGGAGCTTGCTAATAAATCATATAACAGCGAGATGTTAAGTAAGGAGCTGTTTGAGAGAGTTGTTTTAAGTGACGCAACCTTATATGCTTTAAATTTACACACAAAAAACCTAATATTAGAGAGCCTAAGAGATAGATATACATCTAATGAAAAAGGCATGGGTATAGGAGCGGGTATAGGATTTAGCGGGGATCAAACAACCTAG
- a CDS encoding DUF4198 domain-containing protein, whose translation MQLSKAVSILLSGGLFCSVLAHDFWVSGTNEDKFNAHIGYGHDFPKPEAIPENRVKLFNPLYIVKSGGEKSELKQNGANYEFQGSKLANGSYVLAGDYKPTFWTKDSEGKWHMDGTKDNVKNSAFCELAVMNAKQIVIVGDKKDEFIHKPIGQTIEIVPLDDPRDIKVDKPFKVQVFLEGKPLKTGKVTGTFDGFLQDKHAFSGTTDLKGIIEIVALRPGKWLLEATHERDYKDQNKCDEEILLATLTLEVKDK comes from the coding sequence ATGCAGTTAAGTAAGGCTGTATCTATTTTATTATCAGGTGGGCTCTTTTGCTCTGTTTTGGCGCATGACTTTTGGGTAAGCGGAACAAATGAGGATAAATTTAATGCTCATATCGGCTATGGACACGACTTTCCAAAACCTGAAGCCATCCCCGAAAATAGAGTAAAACTCTTTAATCCTCTTTATATAGTTAAAAGCGGCGGTGAAAAAAGCGAGCTAAAACAAAACGGAGCAAATTACGAATTTCAAGGCTCAAAACTAGCAAACGGAAGCTATGTTTTAGCGGGGGATTATAAACCTACGTTTTGGACAAAAGACAGTGAAGGCAAGTGGCACATGGACGGCACTAAAGACAACGTCAAAAATAGCGCATTTTGCGAGCTTGCCGTGATGAATGCTAAACAAATCGTGATCGTTGGCGATAAAAAAGACGAATTTATCCACAAGCCTATCGGTCAAACTATCGAGATAGTCCCGCTTGATGATCCAAGAGATATTAAAGTAGATAAGCCTTTTAAAGTGCAGGTATTTTTAGAGGGCAAGCCGCTAAAAACCGGCAAAGTTACCGGAACTTTTGATGGATTTTTACAAGATAAGCACGCATTTTCCGGCACAACAGATCTAAAAGGTATCATCGAGATCGTAGCTTTAAGACCCGGAAAATGGCTACTTGAAGCAACTCACGAGAGAGACTATAAAGATCAAAACAAATGCGATGAAGAGATACTTCTTGCAACTCTTACGCTTGAGGTAAAAGACAAATAA